One stretch of Deinococcus ficus DNA includes these proteins:
- a CDS encoding ferritin-like domain-containing protein, which yields MQNQTLQDLYIDQLRDLYSAETQLTAALPEMAMAASNPQLKQGFEMHLEQTRGQLARLEKIFEVLGESPAGKTCMAMQGLVKEGREAAGENEPGPVRDAALIAAAQRVEHYEIAGYGTVVRFAQVLGMNDHAETLRVTENEEKQTDQQLTVVAEQVNQAARG from the coding sequence ATGCAAAACCAGACGTTGCAGGACCTGTACATCGACCAGTTGCGTGACCTGTACTCCGCCGAAACCCAGCTCACTGCGGCCCTGCCGGAAATGGCCATGGCCGCCAGCAACCCGCAGCTCAAGCAGGGGTTCGAGATGCACCTGGAGCAGACCCGCGGCCAGCTGGCCCGTCTGGAGAAGATTTTCGAGGTGCTGGGCGAGTCCCCGGCCGGGAAGACCTGCATGGCGATGCAGGGCCTGGTGAAGGAAGGCCGCGAGGCGGCTGGTGAGAACGAACCCGGGCCGGTGCGGGACGCGGCGCTGATCGCCGCGGCGCAGCGGGTCGAGCATTACGAGATCGCCGGGTACGGGACCGTCGTGCGCTTCGCGCAGGTGCTGGGCATGAACGACCACGCCGAGACGCTGCGCGTCACCGAGAACGAGGAGAAGCAGACCGACCAGCAGCTGACCGTGGTGGCCGAGCAGGTCAACCAGGCCGCGCGCGGGTAA
- a CDS encoding FRG domain-containing protein, with product MPRPDTAQTRTVHTYLELLELLQDESWNPTLRRYRSPFVFRGQGSTAPLSTSLQRVAGNTRDVERHLVRAFRKYAQASAPALDSVWSWLALGQHHGLPTRLLDWTYSPLVALHFVTADEARYGEDGLIWRVNVTATNATLPTPVAEVLQGEGADVFTVEMLGLLGQREGRDGGRLDFDAQMGWLEHLEEQAGGPFLLFLEPPSVDQRIVQQSALFSLLSTPGADMDAWLTGHPDAAQRIRVPAALKWEIRDKLDQLNITERTLFPDLSGLSQWLRRYYRTREDPDAGENRTPEDRRDDTL from the coding sequence ATGCCGCGTCCGGACACGGCACAGACGCGCACCGTCCATACGTACCTGGAACTGCTGGAGCTGCTGCAGGACGAATCGTGGAATCCCACGCTGCGCCGCTACCGGTCACCGTTCGTGTTCCGCGGTCAGGGCAGCACCGCGCCGCTGAGCACGTCGTTGCAGCGGGTGGCGGGCAACACCCGGGACGTCGAGCGGCACCTCGTGCGGGCGTTCCGGAAGTACGCTCAGGCAAGCGCGCCGGCGCTGGACTCGGTGTGGTCCTGGCTGGCCCTCGGGCAGCATCACGGCCTGCCCACCCGCCTGCTGGACTGGACGTACTCGCCGCTGGTCGCCCTGCACTTCGTCACGGCCGATGAGGCCCGCTACGGCGAGGACGGCCTGATCTGGCGCGTGAACGTCACGGCCACCAACGCGACCTTGCCCACACCGGTCGCCGAGGTGCTGCAGGGGGAGGGGGCCGACGTGTTCACGGTGGAGATGCTGGGTCTGCTGGGCCAGCGGGAGGGCAGGGATGGCGGCCGACTGGACTTCGACGCGCAGATGGGCTGGCTCGAACACCTGGAGGAGCAGGCGGGTGGTCCCTTCCTGCTGTTTCTGGAGCCGCCTTCCGTGGACCAGCGGATCGTGCAGCAGTCGGCGCTGTTCTCGCTGCTGTCCACGCCCGGCGCCGACATGGATGCCTGGCTGACCGGTCATCCGGACGCCGCGCAGCGCATCCGCGTGCCGGCGGCGCTGAAATGGGAGATCCGCGACAAGCTCGACCAGCTGAACATCACGGAACGTACGCTGTTCCCGGACCTCAGCGGCCTCAGCCAGTGGCTGCGCCGGTACTACCGAACGCGCGAGGACCCGGACGCGGGGGAGAACCGCACGCCGGAAGACCGGCGGGACGACACCCTCTGA